From Procambarus clarkii isolate CNS0578487 chromosome 49, FALCON_Pclarkii_2.0, whole genome shotgun sequence, a single genomic window includes:
- the LOC138351444 gene encoding nestin-like: MRRVTISWGTTFVSREEEEGTEVQSLLEEEGTEVQPLREEEGTEVQPLLEEEGTEVQPLLEEEGTEVQPLREEEGTEVQPLLEEEGTEFQPLLEEEGTEVQPLREEEGTEVQPLLEEEGTEVQPLLEEEGTEVQPLREEEGTEVQPLLEEEGTEVQPLLEEEGTEVQPLREEEGTEVQPLLEEEGTEVQPLLEEEGTEVQPLREEEGTEVQPLLEEEGTEVQPLLEEEGTEVQPLREEEGTEVQPLLEEEGTEVQPLLEEEGTEVQPLLEEEGTEVQPRHRKLSNLVNTGVPSEYFIV; this comes from the coding sequence ATGagaagagtaacaatttcctgggGGACTACCTTTGTCAgccgagaagaagaagaagggactgaagttcagtctcttcttGAAGAAGAAGGGACTGAAGTTCAGCCACTTCGGGAAGAAGAAGGGACTGAAGTTCAGCCTCTTCTTGAAGAAGAAGGGACTGAAGTTCAGCCTCTTCTTGAAGAAGAAGGGACTGAAGTTCAGCCACTTCGGGAAGAAGAAGGGACTGAAGTTCAGCCTCTTCTTGAAGAAGAAGGGACTGAATTTCAGCCTCTTCTTGAAGAAGAAGGGACTGAAGTTCAGCCACTTCGGGAAGAAGAAGGGACTGAAGTTCAGCCTCTTCTTGAAGAAGAAGGGACTGAAGTTCAGCCTCTTCTTGAAGAAGAAGGGACTGAAGTTCAGCCACTTCGGGAAGAAGAAGGGACTGAAGTTCAGCCTCTTCTTGAAGAAGAAGGGACTGAAGTTCAGCCTCTTCTTGAAGAAGAAGGGACTGAAGTTCAGCCACTTCGGGAAGAAGAAGGGACTGAAGTTCAGCCTCTTCTTGAAGAAGAAGGGACTGAAGTTCAGCCTCTTCTTGAAGAAGAAGGGACTGAAGTTCAGCCACTTCGGGAAGAAGAAGGGACTGAAGTTCAGCCTCTTCTTGAAGAAGAAGGGACTGAAGTTCAGCCTCTTCTTGAAGAAGAAGGGACTGAAGTTCAGCCACTTCGGGAAGAAGAAGGGACTGAAGTTCAGCCTCTTCTTGAAGAAGAAGGGACTGAAGTTCAGCCTCTTCTTGAAGAAGAAGGGACTGAAGTTCAGCCTCTTCTTGAAGAAGAAGGGACTGAAGTTCAGCCTCGTCACAGAAAACTATCCAATTTAGTAAATACTGGAGTTCCTTCGGAATATTTCATAGTTTAG